One Polaribacter sp. KT25b DNA segment encodes these proteins:
- a CDS encoding DUF1269 domain-containing protein, producing MSHIIIVSFKEETKAIDALHKIKELDDYGDITLYEDMMIRKKENNQYQVLNDETEGEGWRTFTGMALGGLIGAIAGPVGLIIGLYSGTLVGAIFDGSHFNFEKNFIQKVSNKMEIGEIVIIAEVNEDSDIFIDNAMKPFSSEIIRSEAEIEYDIYVDEHIEDLEDKIEDEREKIKKATKEEKVKINTKIANLKAKRNAKIAELEAKRKSTLEEIKNKTKVRINKLEASLKGYEDSISDSITKAKVNRIQKKINKQKSKLSKLNKLLEEVLL from the coding sequence ATGTCACACATTATAATCGTTTCTTTTAAAGAAGAAACAAAAGCAATTGATGCTTTGCATAAAATTAAAGAATTAGATGATTATGGAGATATTACGCTCTATGAAGATATGATGATTCGTAAAAAAGAAAACAATCAATACCAAGTACTAAACGATGAAACAGAAGGTGAAGGATGGAGAACTTTTACAGGAATGGCTCTTGGAGGTCTTATTGGCGCAATAGCAGGACCTGTAGGGTTAATTATAGGACTTTATTCTGGAACATTAGTAGGTGCTATTTTTGATGGTAGTCATTTTAATTTTGAGAAAAATTTTATTCAGAAAGTTAGTAATAAAATGGAAATTGGTGAAATTGTGATTATCGCAGAAGTAAATGAAGATAGTGATATTTTTATTGATAATGCTATGAAACCTTTTAGTTCAGAAATTATAAGAAGTGAAGCAGAAATAGAATATGATATTTATGTAGATGAACATATTGAAGATCTAGAAGATAAAATTGAAGATGAACGCGAAAAAATTAAAAAAGCTACAAAAGAAGAAAAAGTAAAAATTAATACTAAAATAGCCAATTTAAAAGCAAAAAGAAATGCTAAGATAGCAGAATTAGAAGCAAAAAGAAAATCGACTTTAGAGGAAATAAAGAATAAAACCAAAGTTCGAATTAACAAATTAGAAGCGAGTCTTAAAGGTTATGAGGATTCTATTTCCGATTCAATTACTAAAGCAAAAGTAAATAGAATTCAGAAAAAAATTAATAAACAAAAATCGAAATTAAGTAAACTTAACAAACTTTTAGAAGAAGTTCTTCTTTAA
- a CDS encoding ferritin: MKTKSEFLSGEMVDLLNYRVEQEEYSSRLYLSMSTWLDDEGFAGAAKLFKQYSNEELVHATKAKKMLLANGIRPITPALKQPKQDYLSLPDVIIAALAHEKEITRQCYDLTKVAHKEGNFMVVELGLWYCKEQAEELNKVQYLIGRLEAFGEELSMLRELDEEMGELAD; encoded by the coding sequence ATGAAAACAAAATCAGAATTTTTAAGTGGAGAAATGGTTGATCTATTAAACTATAGAGTAGAGCAAGAAGAGTATTCTTCTAGATTATATTTATCAATGTCTACTTGGTTAGATGATGAAGGTTTTGCAGGTGCAGCTAAGTTATTTAAACAATATAGTAATGAAGAACTTGTACACGCAACTAAGGCAAAAAAAATGCTTTTGGCAAATGGAATAAGACCAATTACACCTGCCTTAAAACAACCAAAACAAGATTATTTAAGTCTTCCTGATGTAATTATTGCGGCATTAGCACATGAAAAAGAAATTACCAGACAATGTTATGATCTTACTAAAGTAGCACATAAAGAAGGAAATTTTATGGTAGTAGAATTAGGTTTATGGTATTGTAAAGAGCAAGCAGAAGAACTTAATAAAGTACAATATTTAATAGGTCGTTTAGAAGCTTTTGGCGAAGAATTAAGCATGTTAAGAGAGCTAGATGAAGAAATGGGAGAATTAGCAGATTAG